From the genome of Brachionichthys hirsutus isolate HB-005 chromosome 9, CSIRO-AGI_Bhir_v1, whole genome shotgun sequence:
taaagcgTCAAAAGTAAAACGCACGCAGAATGCACGGCGACTGAAGACATTTCTTATGTGCAGGCGAGCCATTTGACCCTGCGCCCCTCTTGAATGACGCGGTGGCCAACATCATCTGCCAGATAGTGTTTGGGAGGCGGTTTGACTACAGTGACCACATCTTCCAGAGCATGCTAAGGAGTCTGACTAAGTTGGCCTATTTGGAGGGCTCCATATGGGCTTTAGTAAGATCCTCAGCTACCACTAACTCTTCCAAAACACGTACTGCACCAGAACCAGCATTGTTCTCTATTAGCAAACATGATGAGCTCTTTGTAGGGCTGAATACCtgctctgttttctctctctaagCAGCTGTACGATGCTTTCCCGGCACTGATGAGACTCCTGCCGGGGCCCCACAATGCCATCTTCAGCAACTCCAGATGTTTGGAGGCGTCTATCAGGGGGGAGATAGAGAGGCACAAGTTGGATCTGGATACAAGCAATCCACGAGATTACATAGACTCCTTCCTGATCGAGGAGAGAGTACGGCGCTCACAATACCCCAATCAATATATACATATGAACTGTCTGAGAACTGGGCGTGAGTAATTTGTGGGTATACGTTTGTCCCGCCGTTATGCCCGACAGCACAACAAAAACGCTCAGCTGGGTTTTGACGATGGCAACCTGGCTCTGTGTTGTCTGGATCTCTTCCTGGCTGGTAGTGAAACCACTTCAAAAACCCTGCAGTGGGGCCTCATCTACCTCATCAAGAGCCCCCATATCCAGGGTGGGTGTTGAGAGAACGACACGGCTCCAGCACAGGAAATAACGaatcggtaaaaaaaaaaaaaaaacgtgttatTTTACCTCCCAGACAAAATCCAGGcagagatagacagagtgaTTGGACAGACCCGTCAGCCCACTCTGGGAGACAGACCCAACCTGCCCTACACTGACGCCGTCATCCATGAGATCCAGAGGATGGGGAACATCGTTCCTCTCAATGGACTCAGAATGGCTGCCAAGGACACAACGCTGAATGGGTATTTCATACCAAAGGTGACAtgattgactttttttctgttttttttgtcagtaaaAAATTTAAAATCAAGGCATGAATTAAAGGCCATCTGTCTTTAGGGAACCTCTGTGATGCCCAACCTGACTTCCGTGCTGTTTGACAAGAACGAATGGGAAACTCCGGACGCCTTTAACCCTGAACACTTCCTGGATTCTGAAGGGAAGTTTGTGAGGAGGGAAGCATTTTTACCTTTCTCTGCAGGTGAATTTCACATTTAGACTTACTGGTGAATCCGATTTAATGACGGAAATTTGAGCCAAttattgtaaaatgtttttttttcattaagaatactctttaaaatattttcattcctttttttttttagggaaaCGTGCATGTCTAGGTGAAGGTCTGGCAAGAATGGAGTTGTTCCTGTTTTTTGTCACTTTGCTTCAGAAATTGTCTTTTTCCACGCTGGATGGGGTCGAGCTGAGAACAGAAGGAATCACTGGAGCCACACGAACTCCGTACCCCTTCAAGGTCTACGCCAAAGCCCGCTGATATTTTCTATGTTGTGGAGGGCGGGGTATTCCCACAAGGACATTGTTAGTTCATGCAAAATAAGTGAGGAGCAAATATATAAGAGCTCGATTGGCAGCCCTCTATGATCCACGTCATTCCTCATTGTGCTGCGTGTACTACAATCTGCATGCGCTCTAAAAATGCTAAATTCAAAGTTCATATGATCAACCTTTGGTGTCAAAAGACTAATTGTTATGTTTTACTTTAACATGAGCACCTCTGTTGTTTACTGGTGCAGGTTGTTCTGTAGTTATTCTCTAGTGTCTTAGTTAAAAGCCGCCTCTAGGATGGAGTCCAGTATAAAATGAACAGATGTAGACACTATGAATGTATCTCTAATGTTCTGCAGTAGCTCCgttcatttagttactttgtttccaccgtagtgaagatcaaacggttcaaagggctccGTGATTCTCCTGctacattgtttcctctcattcttcctttacttcctgctttaatcataaagatggatcttcctctcttccagaccagcgtgTCTCCGTCTCCACATGttaaatggaacatctgctccaggagGCAGGCTTCGTAGGTCAtgaggcagtcccagcttcgTTGG
Proteins encoded in this window:
- the LOC137899177 gene encoding cytochrome P450 2J6-like, coding for MWLRDSFLWLDLKGFLLLIVSVLLVVYFLSKKDPANFPPGPPALPLLGNVFSIEAKQPHIYLTKLADVYGNVFCIRLGRHKTVFVSGWKTVKEALVTQADNFVDRPYSPMVTRIYSGNSAGLFFSNGHVWRRQRRFAMSTLRTFGLAKSSMEQSICEESDYLQEAMEKRKGEPFDPAPLLNDAVANIICQIVFGRRFDYSDHIFQSMLRSLTKLAYLEGSIWALLYDAFPALMRLLPGPHNAIFSNSRCLEASIRGEIERHKLDLDTSNPRDYIDSFLIEERHNKNAQLGFDDGNLALCCLDLFLAGSETTSKTLQWGLIYLIKSPHIQDKIQAEIDRVIGQTRQPTLGDRPNLPYTDAVIHEIQRMGNIVPLNGLRMAAKDTTLNGYFIPKGTSVMPNLTSVLFDKNEWETPDAFNPEHFLDSEGKFVRREAFLPFSAGKRACLGEGLARMELFLFFVTLLQKLSFSTLDGVELRTEGITGATRTPYPFKVYAKAR